The Actinomycetota bacterium genome segment GAGCGCCGGGCTGGCCGCGGCCAACGCTCGCGGTCGCCGTGGTGGCAGACCGTCGGTGATGACCGCTCACAAGGTGCGGGTGGCGCAGGAGATGTACCGCTCCGGGCAGTACACAGTTAGCGTGATCGCCACCACCTTGGGAGTCAGCCGCGCCTCGATCTACCGCCACCTGTTCAGCGCTGGCGGCTAGCCAATCGGAACACGGGCACCCTACCTGCTGTTTACAGACAGCCGCGGATCGTCCACGGCGTGCTGGCGCGTGCTGTCGGTGCAGCTCAGGTAAGGGACCGCGGTGCTTGATCCACCCGGGTTCCAGGGTTGCATGCGCATCCCGGCTGGTTCCGGGGTGGCGTTGAGTACAGCTCTGAGGACGGCGCGATGTCGCCATGCCTCGTTGGCCTGATTGCCACCCTTGGCCGGCCACGGATGCCCCGGATGAGGGAAGTGGCCCGGTCTGCCGAGGCCGGGGCCGGTTGCAGCACATGAGTGGGAGCCGTCGTCGGACGCAGCCACCTTGGGACCGTGGTCGTGACCCAGCACCGCCCATCGGAGCGGCCGGAGCAGGCCACAACGAGCAA includes the following:
- a CDS encoding helix-turn-helix domain-containing protein — protein: SAGLAAANARGRRGGRPSVMTAHKVRVAQEMYRSGQYTVSVIATTLGVSRASIYRHLFSAGG